The genomic interval CCTCTCTACGCTTCCTGTGGAGCGCTGTTGCAGGTTGTCAGGACCGGCCCCTTCGGCTACAATCTCGGCGGCTGGGCCCCACCCTGGGGGATTGAATACCGGATCGATTACTTAAGCGGCCTGATGCTGGTTCTGATAGCAGCCATCGGCCTGCTGGCGGCATTTAACGCCAAACCCGGTGTCAAAATGGATCTCCGGGGCAAAGAACCCCACTTTTATACCCTTCTGCTTCTCCAGATTACCGGACTGCTGGGCATTGTCATCACCGGCGATCTTTTCAATATCTTTGTATTTCTTGAGATCTCTTCACTTTCCGGATACGGACTTATCGCCCATGGAGAAGACGGAGCTCCGATGGCGACCTTTAATTATATCATCATCGGCACCATCGGTGCCAGTTTCTACCTGCTTGGGGTCGGCTATCTTTACATGGCTACCGGCTCCCTCAATATTGCTGATCTCGCAACAATCCTGCCCAACCTCTACCATTCCAAGATGATCCTCGTTGGGTTTGCCTTTTTTACCACCGGCGTCGCCATCAAGATGGGACTCTTTCCGCTCCATGTCTGGATGCCGGACGCTTATACCACCGCCCCGTCCCCGGTCAGCACCCTGATTGCCCCCTTGATGACCAAGGTCGCAGCCTATATCCTGATCCGCATCATGTTTACCCTCTTTCAACCTGAGTTTTCCATCTCAGTGGTTCCCGCGGCCACGATTCTCGGCTGGATGGCGGTGGTTGCCATCATTGTCGGCGGCATCAAGGCCCTGGCCCAGACCGACATCAAAAGAATGGTCACCTATATCATGATTGCCGAGGTCGGCTATATCGTTATGGGGATCAGCGTCATGAACCGGCCCGGCCTGACCGGTGCCATCCTCCACATCGTCAATGATGCCTGCATGGTCTTCTGCCTCTTTCTGGTAATCGGCGCCATCTCCTATAAAGGTCATGGCCGGGAGATATATCACTTTCAGCATCTTAACAAAAAGATGCCCTTTACGATGGCCGCTTTTGTCATCGTTGCCCTCTCAATGTGCGGCATCCCGCCAGCCTGCGGTTTCTTCAGTAAATGGTACCTGATTATGGGTACAATTGTGGCCAAACAGTGGGTTTTCTCGATTACTTTGCTGGGCAGCAGCCTGGTTAATGCGGTTCTCTTTTTTCGCATCATTGAAAAAGCCTATCTCGCACCTCTGGACGGCGGTGCCCATAGCCACGATCATGATCGTGAAGAGGTGGTCGTAGTCCGCGATGAGGCTCCGGCCAGCATGCTGATTCCCATCCTGATCATGGCGGCAATTATCATTATTCTCGGCCCTTTGAGCGGCAAAATCATTGCCGCGGTAATTCAACATGCGGTACCGGCGGCTTTTTAATCCGCAAAACCGGTGAGTATTTAACTTTATTAAGGACTTGTAATTCATGGGTGAAGTGATCTATTCGGCGAAACCATTGTGGGCTGTACTGGTCTCGATGATTGCCGCTTTTCTGATCCTTTTGACTGGCGAAAAGGCCCGCAACCTCCGGGAAGGCTGGACCATCCTGGCGGCGCTGATCAAATTCGGTCTGGTCTTCTCCCTGATTGAACCCGTTCTCGCGGGCAAAACCATAGAGTATACCCTGATCACCCTGCTGCCCGGGGTAGCGTTGCAGTTTAGAGTCGATGCCTTTGGCCTGCTTTTTGGCGTGGTCGCAGCCACCTTATGGATTCCAACCTCTTTCTATTCCATCGGCTATGTCAGAACCCTCAACGAACACGGCCAGAGCCGCTACTTTTTCAGCTTTGCCATCTGCCTCTCTTCGGCAATTGGCATAGCCTTTGCCGGCAACCTCCTGACCCTGCTGATCTTCTATGAAATTCTGA from Pseudomonadota bacterium carries:
- a CDS encoding monovalent cation/H+ antiporter subunit D family protein, which gives rise to MIDQLPALIIVAPLLGALLTPIIGWRYRQLCRPCALMILVIPLYASCGALLQVVRTGPFGYNLGGWAPPWGIEYRIDYLSGLMLVLIAAIGLLAAFNAKPGVKMDLRGKEPHFYTLLLLQITGLLGIVITGDLFNIFVFLEISSLSGYGLIAHGEDGAPMATFNYIIIGTIGASFYLLGVGYLYMATGSLNIADLATILPNLYHSKMILVGFAFFTTGVAIKMGLFPLHVWMPDAYTTAPSPVSTLIAPLMTKVAAYILIRIMFTLFQPEFSISVVPAATILGWMAVVAIIVGGIKALAQTDIKRMVTYIMIAEVGYIVMGISVMNRPGLTGAILHIVNDACMVFCLFLVIGAISYKGHGREIYHFQHLNKKMPFTMAAFVIVALSMCGIPPACGFFSKWYLIMGTIVAKQWVFSITLLGSSLVNAVLFFRIIEKAYLAPLDGGAHSHDHDREEVVVVRDEAPASMLIPILIMAAIIIILGPLSGKIIAAVIQHAVPAAF